One Rosa chinensis cultivar Old Blush chromosome 3, RchiOBHm-V2, whole genome shotgun sequence DNA window includes the following coding sequences:
- the LOC112193237 gene encoding leucine-rich repeat receptor-like protein kinase PXC2, producing MSLKLVSLLLLWSPVFVLSLNPVFNDDVLGLIVFKAGLLDPEAKLRSWNEEDDSPCNWVGVKCDPRSNRVSELALDGFGLSGHVNRGLLRLQFIQRLSLSNNNFTGSINPDLAHIGTLQLIDLSQNGLSGSIPDEFFQQCGSLRVVSFAKNNLSGKIPESLSFCSALVAVNFSSNQLSGNLPSGIWYLRGLRELDLSANLLEGDVHQGIGYLYDLRVVNLGTNRFSGWLPQDVGGCSHLKLLDFSDNLFSGGIPESIKRLGFCRSLSLKGNSLTGQVPAWIGELRSLGMLDLSCNNFSGGIPGSLGNLRLLEKLNLSMNGFTGSLPESLTNCFNLLALDVSRNQLVGKLPSWILKLGVGRGRLEYNPLRPIAASHGRLQVLDLSSNAFSDVLPSDIGVLSSLQFLNVSRNQLLGTIPVSIGNLTSAYVLDLSNNWLNGSIPSEIGGAVSLKELRLHKNFLTGKVPSQIQKCSSLSSLLLSQNNLTGPVPAAIANLTNLQYVDLSLNQFSGSLPKELTNLSHLLYFNVSYNHLQGELPVGGFFNTISPSSISGNPSLCGSVLNLSCPAVHPKPIVLNPNSNNTGGGSSSLTHGHKNVFSISALIAIGAAAFIAIGVIAVTVLNMHVRSSMTHSAPLPLPGGEDFSCSPSTDSKYGKLVMFSGDADFAAGAQALLNKDCELGRGGFGVVYRTVLRDGRSVAIKKLTVSSLIKSQEDFEREVKGIGKIRHHNLVTLEGYYWTPSLQLLIYEYIPCGSLYKNLHDGPGQSGLSWRQRFNIILGMAKGLAHLHRMNLIHYNLKSTNILIDSSGEPKVGDFSLARLLPMLDRCILSSKIQSALGYMAPEFACQTVKITEKCDVYGYGVLVLEVVTGKRPVEYMEDDVVVLCDMVRGALEEGRVEECLDRKLLGNYPAEEAIPVIKLGLICASQVPSNRPDMSEVVNILELIQCPSEGHED from the exons ATGTCACTCAAACTCgtctctctccttcttctctGGTCACCTGTGTTCGTACTTTCCTTAAACCCTGTTTTCAACGACGACGTTTTGGGGCTGATCGTGTTCAAGGCCGGGCTGCTAGACCCGGAGGCCAAGCTCCGCTCTTGGAACGAAGAGGATGACAGTCCTTGCAATTGGGTCGGTGTCAAATGCGACCCCAGAAGCAACAGAGTCTCGGAGCTTGCCCTCGATGGGTTTGGCCTATCTGGGCATGTAAACCGTGGCCTTTTAAGGCTGCAGTTCATTCAGAGACTCTCACTTTCTAACAACAACTTCACTGGGTCTATAAACCCTGATCTGGCTCACATTGGGACTTTGCAACTCATTGATTTGAGCCAGAATGGCCTCTCCGGGTCGATCCCGGATGAGTTTTTTCAACAATGTGGCTCACTCAGAGTTGTTTCGTTTGCCAAAAACAATCTCTCAGGGAAAATCCCCGAGTCTCTGAGCTTCTGCTCTGCTCTGGTGGCCGTGAACTTTTCCTCGAATCAGCTTTCGGGGAACTTACCATCTGGGATATGGTATTTGAGGGGCCTTCGGGAGCTGGACTTGTCTGCTAACTTGCTCGAGGGTGATGTTCATCAAGGTATTGGATATTTGTATGATTTGAGAGTTGTTAACTTGGGGACAAATCGGTTTTCCGGGTGGCTTCCCCAGGATGTTGGAGGCTGTTCACATTTGAAGTTGCTTGATTTTAGTGATAATTTATTTTCCGGGGGAATTCCTGAGTCGATTAAGAGACTTGGTTTCTGTAGGTCTTTGAGTTTAAAGGGGAACTCTCTTACGGGTCAAGTTCCTGCTTGGATTGGTGAGTTGAGAAGCCTTGGGATGTTAGATTTATCTTGTAATAACTTTTCTGGTGGCATTCCTGGTTCATTAGGAAATCTAAGGCTACTTGAGAAGTTGAATTTATCTATGAATGGATTTACTGGGAGCTTGCCTGAGTCGTTGACAAATTGTTTCAACCTTCTAGCTCTAGATGTTAGCCGAAATCAGTTGGTTGGTAAACTTCCTTCATGGATTTTGAAGCTTGGTGTGGGACGTGGAAGGCTCGAGTACAATCCTTTGAGACCAATAGCTGCCTCTCATGGACGTCTTCAGGTCTTGGATTTGTCTTCCAATGCATTTTCTGATGTGCTTCCATCTGATATTGGGGTTCTTAGTAGCTTGCAGTTCTTGAATGTGTCCCGGAATCAGCTCCTTGGTACTATTCCTGTAAGTATAGGTAATTTGACGTCAGCATATGTTCTGGACTTGAGCAACAATTGGCTGAATGGAAGCATTCCTTCTGAAATTGGAGGAGCAGTCTCACTCAAGGAGCTAAGGCTGCACAAGAACTTTCTAACGGGGAAAGTTCCATCTCAGATTCAGAAGTGCTCATCTCTATCATCGCT GTTGCTATCCCAGAACAATCTTACTGGCCCTGTTCCTGCAGCCATTGCAAACCTTACCAACCTTCAATACGTCGACTTGTCTTTAAACCAATTCTCTGGGAGCTTGCCTAAAGAGTTGACAAATCTTTCCCACCTCCTCTACTTCAATGTATCCTACAATCACCTTCAGGGTGAGTTACCTGTGGGGGGCTTCTTCAACACAATCTCACCCTCATCTATCTCGGGCAATCCGTCCCTATGTGGTTCTGTTCTTAACCTTTCATGCCCTGCTGTTCACCCTAAACCCATTGTCCTCAACCCAAATTCTAACAACACTGGTGGTGGTTCTTCCTCTCTGACTCATGGTCACAAGAATGTATTTAGCATATCTGCTCTCATTGCCATAGGTGCTGCTGCATTCATTGCAATTGGTGTTATAGCTGTTACCGTCCTCAATATGCACGTGCGGTCTTCAATGACACATTCTGCTCCTCTTCCACTACCTGGTGGGGAAGATTTCAGTTGTTCCCCAAGTACTGATTCAAAGTATGGCAAGCTTGTTATGTTTTCTGGTGATGCTGACTTTGCTGCTGGAGCCCAAGCCCTGCTGAACAAGGACTGTGAGCTTGGTCGTGGTGGCTTTGGAGTAGTTTACAGAACGGTCCTCAGAGATGGGCGTTCAGTTGCAATAAAAAAGTTGACAGTCTCAAGTTTGATCAAGTCCCAAGAAGATTTCGAGAGGGAAGTTAAAGGAATTGGAAAGATAAGGCACCATAATCTTGTGACACTTGAAGGGTATTACTGGACTCCTTCCTTGCAGCTGCTCATATATGAATACATACCATGTGGAAGTCTGTATAAGAATCTGCATGATGGACCTGGCCAAAGCGGTCTCTCTTGGCGACAGAGGTTCAACATAATTCTTGGGATGGCAAAGGGTTTGGCTCATCTGCATCGAATGAACTTGATTCACTACAACTTGAAATCAACTAATATTCTGATAGACAGCTCTGGTGAACCAAAAGTAGGAGACTTTAGTCTGGCAAGGCTGTTGCCAATGTTAGACCGGTGCATCTTGAGCAGCAAAATCCAAAGTGCACTTGGGTATATGGCGCCTGAGTTCGCTTGTCAAACTGTCAAGATTACTGAGAAATGTGATGTGTATGGGTACGGGGTCTTGGTTTTGGAGGTGGTGACCGGAAAGCGGCCTGTGGAATATATGGAAGATGATGTGGTGGTGCTCTGTGACATGGTGAGGGGGGCTCTAGAGGAAGGCAGGGTGGAAGAATGTCTTGACAGAAAACTTCTGGGTAATTATCCGGCAGAGGAGGCAATTCCAGTGATCAAGCTTGGTTTGATATGTGCATCACAAGTTCCATCAAATCGTCCTGATATGAGTGAAGTAGTCAACATCTTAGAACTCATCCAATGCCCTTCAGAAGGCCATGAAGATTAG